One window of Flavobacteriales bacterium genomic DNA carries:
- the mnmD gene encoding tRNA (5-methylaminomethyl-2-thiouridine)(34)-methyltransferase MnmD, whose product MHKEAHSRIVFTPPTDLLATRTADGSFTLASASLSEHYHSLYGALAESRHVYLESGLLHLGKQKVDVLEVGLGTGLNALLTWSEAINKRLEVNYLALEPFPLSPGSIAAVGHVTATGLSSMGTGYNAMMNARTGERIEPSKGFRFQCVQQGVQQLEAVQAFDLVYFDAFAPAVQPDMWTVGVFHRIYEAMRPGAMLVTYCAKGDVRRAMLEAGLLAQRIPGPPGKYKMIRATRPA is encoded by the coding sequence GTGCATAAAGAAGCGCACAGCAGAATCGTGTTCACCCCGCCTACAGACCTTCTTGCCACGCGTACAGCGGATGGCTCCTTTACCCTGGCCAGTGCCTCATTGAGTGAGCACTACCATTCCCTGTACGGTGCGCTGGCAGAAAGTCGCCACGTATACTTGGAGAGCGGCCTGTTACATCTGGGCAAGCAGAAGGTGGATGTTCTGGAGGTTGGCTTAGGCACGGGCTTGAACGCCTTACTGACCTGGTCGGAAGCCATCAACAAGAGGTTGGAGGTGAACTATTTGGCCCTTGAACCGTTTCCATTGTCCCCCGGATCCATCGCTGCCGTAGGCCATGTAACGGCGACCGGGCTTTCCAGTATGGGAACCGGGTATAATGCCATGATGAACGCAAGAACAGGGGAGCGGATCGAACCGTCCAAAGGCTTCCGCTTCCAGTGCGTTCAGCAGGGGGTGCAACAATTGGAAGCCGTTCAAGCTTTTGATCTGGTGTATTTCGATGCTTTTGCACCCGCAGTACAACCGGACATGTGGACGGTGGGCGTTTTCCACCGGATATACGAAGCTATGCGTCCGGGCGCGATGCTGGTGACCTATTGTGCCAAGGGGGATGTGCGCCGGGCGATGTTGGAGGCAGGTCTGCTCGCCCAGCGGATACCGGGTCCGCCGGGGAAGTACAAGATGATCAGGGCCACTCGTCCGGCATGA
- a CDS encoding OmpA family protein, with product MKKALAAIKKGDALADKGGLDLPQAVASYEEALEVNPDNAELNLKLGVCMLNGPQPTSALAKIQRAAELDPAMARVHFLLGYALQLNAKWDEAIAEYTRHGQMIRLSPDPDRTYNMVDKHIAECRNGKVYMASPVRATVMNVGNAVNTISSEYGALLDPDGELFFTARREGTTGGKINKVNNNWFEDIYGSRWEANGWSVPEPVPEPLNGPRNDATVSLSPDGKQMILYRDEKDGGDLYVSERTGNGWTSPVPLPASVNSSAQESSAWRTADGKWLYFVSSREGGLGGSDVYRSSWDEAAGDWGTAENLGPDINTMYDEEGVFLPTDGNTLYFASQGHTSMGGYDLFKSELRNGKWSKPENLGWPINSPGDDQFLVLSADGATGYFNSVRSGGMGGDDIYRVEFLVGRQVDGTALLVSAGTGVPLSVDEKKLRLIGFIKGLKMMEPINAIVELMTLEDPVFRATFTTDPRTGEYTAEVPAGKEYAVHVSADGYLIHSEHVGSGKRQVQMDMDLMALDPGNSEVMRNIFFERDSYKLSAASTTELEKLAEFLKRNPTLRIEIGGHTDSDVGPVPNQQLSEARAYVVLNWLVAHGISPDMLEAKGYGDSQPLKPDPVDGEKALNRRTVIRVL from the coding sequence TTGAAAAAGGCGCTGGCCGCCATCAAGAAGGGGGATGCCTTGGCGGACAAAGGCGGGTTGGACCTGCCACAGGCAGTGGCCAGCTACGAGGAAGCCCTTGAGGTGAACCCGGATAATGCCGAATTGAACCTGAAGTTGGGCGTCTGTATGCTCAACGGACCGCAGCCTACATCGGCCTTGGCCAAGATCCAACGAGCGGCTGAATTGGACCCGGCCATGGCGCGGGTGCATTTTTTGTTGGGTTATGCCCTCCAGTTGAACGCCAAGTGGGACGAGGCCATCGCGGAATACACTCGTCACGGGCAGATGATCCGGCTTTCCCCGGACCCCGACCGCACGTATAATATGGTGGACAAGCACATCGCGGAGTGCAGGAACGGCAAGGTCTACATGGCCTCGCCGGTGCGTGCCACCGTGATGAACGTAGGGAATGCGGTCAACACGATCAGTAGTGAGTACGGCGCACTATTGGACCCCGATGGAGAACTCTTTTTCACCGCCAGACGGGAAGGGACCACCGGAGGAAAGATCAACAAGGTCAACAACAACTGGTTCGAGGATATATACGGTTCCCGATGGGAGGCCAATGGTTGGTCCGTCCCGGAACCCGTGCCGGAACCACTGAACGGCCCTCGTAACGATGCGACCGTATCCCTGAGCCCAGATGGAAAACAGATGATCCTGTACCGCGATGAGAAGGACGGAGGCGATCTCTATGTCAGCGAACGGACCGGGAACGGTTGGACTTCACCGGTACCCCTTCCCGCTTCCGTGAACAGCTCGGCCCAAGAAAGCAGCGCCTGGCGTACCGCCGACGGGAAATGGCTCTATTTTGTCAGCAGCCGCGAGGGTGGCTTGGGAGGCAGTGATGTCTATCGCAGTTCTTGGGATGAGGCCGCCGGTGATTGGGGCACGGCAGAGAACCTTGGGCCCGACATCAACACGATGTATGACGAGGAAGGAGTGTTCCTGCCGACGGACGGCAATACGCTCTATTTCGCAAGCCAGGGCCATACCTCGATGGGCGGATATGACCTCTTCAAGAGCGAGTTGAGGAACGGGAAATGGTCCAAGCCTGAAAATCTGGGCTGGCCCATCAACTCGCCGGGCGACGACCAGTTCCTCGTGCTCAGTGCCGATGGGGCCACTGGCTATTTCAACAGCGTTCGCTCTGGCGGAATGGGAGGGGACGACATCTACCGTGTGGAATTCCTGGTTGGTAGGCAGGTGGATGGGACCGCCCTGCTCGTCAGTGCCGGTACAGGGGTGCCGTTGAGCGTAGATGAAAAGAAATTGCGCCTCATCGGTTTCATCAAGGGGTTGAAGATGATGGAACCGATCAATGCCATCGTGGAACTCATGACCTTGGAGGACCCGGTCTTCAGAGCAACGTTCACAACCGACCCGAGGACAGGGGAGTATACCGCCGAGGTTCCTGCTGGAAAAGAATACGCTGTGCACGTCTCCGCCGATGGATACCTGATCCACTCCGAACATGTGGGAAGCGGCAAGAGGCAGGTCCAGATGGATATGGATCTGATGGCTCTGGATCCCGGGAATTCGGAAGTGATGCGGAACATTTTCTTTGAAAGGGACAGCTATAAGCTCAGTGCGGCCTCAACCACGGAGCTGGAGAAATTGGCCGAGTTCCTCAAGAGAAACCCGACACTTCGTATTGAGATCGGCGGTCATACCGACAGTGATGTGGGACCCGTTCCCAACCAGCAATTAAGCGAGGCCCGGGCCTATGTGGTGCTGAACTGGCTCGTCGCCCATGGCATTTCGCCTGACATGCTGGAGGCTAAAGGATATGGGGACAGCCAGCCGTTGAAGCCGGACCCGGTCGACGGTGAGAAGGCATTGAACCGAAGGACGGTGATCCGGGTGCTTTAA
- a CDS encoding M20/M25/M40 family metallo-hydrolase, protein MAKKTNAKKPAKKGATPAKSASGKNKSILDKRSLDFMERYLNNASPTGFESGGQQLWLDYLKPWVDTHFTDNYGTAVGVINPDAKYKVVIEAHADEISWFVHYITNEGFIYVRRNGGSDHMIAPSKRVNIHTDKGIVKAVFGWPAIHVRTAKNDPPPALDNIFLDCGCANKEEVEKLGVHVGCVITYEDEFMVLNGNTFVGRALDNRMGGFMIAEVARLLKEQKVKLPFGLYITNSVQEEVGLRGAEMIVERIKPNLALVTDVTHDTQTPMMSKVQSGDVACGNGPVLAYGPAVHNNVLKKVLAAATVAKIPFQRAAVSRATGTDTDAFAYGAAGVPSALISLPLRYMHTTVESVHKQDVENVIKLILATLRSLKGNEDWRYIK, encoded by the coding sequence ATGGCAAAGAAGACCAACGCGAAGAAGCCGGCCAAGAAAGGCGCCACACCGGCAAAGTCCGCATCGGGAAAGAACAAGAGCATCTTGGACAAGAGGTCATTGGACTTCATGGAGCGCTATCTGAACAATGCAAGCCCCACGGGGTTCGAGAGCGGGGGCCAGCAGCTTTGGCTGGACTATCTAAAACCTTGGGTGGATACCCATTTCACGGACAATTATGGCACGGCCGTAGGCGTGATCAATCCGGACGCGAAATACAAAGTGGTGATCGAGGCCCATGCGGACGAGATCAGCTGGTTCGTCCACTACATCACCAACGAAGGCTTCATCTATGTCCGCCGCAACGGTGGCAGCGACCACATGATCGCACCGAGCAAGCGTGTGAACATCCATACGGACAAGGGCATCGTGAAGGCGGTGTTCGGTTGGCCGGCGATCCATGTGCGCACCGCCAAGAACGACCCGCCCCCCGCCTTGGACAACATTTTTCTGGACTGCGGCTGCGCGAACAAGGAGGAAGTGGAGAAGCTGGGCGTGCATGTGGGCTGCGTGATCACTTATGAGGACGAGTTCATGGTGCTCAACGGCAACACCTTCGTTGGCCGGGCACTGGACAACCGCATGGGCGGCTTCATGATCGCGGAGGTGGCGCGCCTGCTCAAGGAACAGAAAGTGAAGCTGCCCTTCGGGCTGTACATCACCAACAGTGTACAGGAGGAAGTGGGGCTTCGCGGGGCGGAAATGATCGTGGAACGCATCAAGCCGAATCTGGCCTTGGTGACCGATGTGACACACGACACGCAAACACCCATGATGAGCAAAGTGCAAAGCGGGGACGTGGCTTGCGGCAATGGCCCTGTGCTGGCATATGGCCCGGCCGTGCACAACAACGTGCTGAAGAAGGTGTTGGCAGCGGCCACCGTGGCCAAGATTCCCTTTCAGCGCGCGGCGGTAAGCAGGGCCACGGGCACGGACACGGACGCCTTTGCATACGGTGCGGCCGGCGTGCCAAGTGCGCTCATCAGCCTGCCCCTCCGTTACATGCATACCACTGTGGAGAGCGTGCATAAGCAGGACGTGGAGAACGTGATCAAGTTGATCCTGGCCACCTTGCGGTCCTTAAAGGGCAACGAGGACTGGCGCTATATCAAGTGA
- a CDS encoding GNAT family N-acetyltransferase — protein MRIRFIKPAETHALRHTVLRPGQQLEEMAWSQDQAEDSFHLGLSIGGHLISVVTFIRERNELLRGWKQYRLRGMATHPEFQGQGAGTELLHFGIDHLRTLKADLVWCNARESAKAFYGKEGFLPEGAQFDIEGIGVHQLMLLRL, from the coding sequence ATGCGGATCCGTTTCATCAAGCCCGCTGAGACCCACGCCCTGCGGCACACCGTGCTACGGCCTGGCCAGCAACTGGAGGAAATGGCATGGTCGCAGGATCAGGCGGAAGACAGCTTCCATCTCGGCCTGAGCATCGGAGGCCACCTCATTTCAGTGGTGACGTTCATCCGTGAGCGGAATGAACTGCTCCGCGGGTGGAAGCAGTACCGCCTCCGGGGCATGGCCACACATCCGGAATTTCAGGGCCAAGGTGCGGGTACGGAATTGCTCCATTTCGGCATCGACCATCTGCGCACGCTGAAAGCTGACCTCGTGTGGTGCAACGCCCGCGAAAGTGCCAAGGCCTTCTATGGCAAGGAGGGCTTCTTGCCCGAAGGAGCGCAGTTTGACATCGAGGGTATCGGCGTCCATCAACTTATGCTCTTACGACTTTGA
- a CDS encoding glycosyltransferase family 39 protein: MIAALLVLNLALKLCWTGVNELAGDEPFTVYWAQRPLSELFGMLLTENNPPLYFLLMHGWSQMVPLDPGWLRIPSAVFSALTVWPLFLLGKRLGGRTAGLTAALLYSFSQHSYGFAHEVRAYSLFVLACTWAIWQLLRLANDAHRHPSQRSASIIWLVLANVVATWAHYFGWLMVGLELVLVFAVPMLRTMRVKMLVTTVLTAVCSIPMLGILFSRAGSSLGHGTWVDVPGWEEPYNMVMRWSNAPVVAVIFLALISLALARGRMRHMAIPLLWCGLPLIGMFIVSFLFPIYLDRYLFFASIGFYLLVALAAAVLIPNKKLGWMVPLGCVLGMAITFFPWKSNRLHPSQVVAQVEEWKVGPTAVILQPAWYDLTYAWASDPALFQGAAPVEMAMRAHEIFPITGSKMPLLDTATTTVIHIDAWAALTDPGHNILNRLRSRFLQVDSAEADRKVIVRRFRHR; the protein is encoded by the coding sequence ATGATCGCAGCGCTGTTGGTCTTGAACCTGGCGCTCAAGCTCTGTTGGACGGGCGTGAACGAGCTGGCCGGCGACGAACCCTTCACCGTGTACTGGGCGCAGCGTCCATTGTCGGAGCTGTTCGGCATGTTGCTCACGGAGAACAACCCACCCCTTTACTTCCTGCTGATGCACGGCTGGAGCCAGATGGTCCCTCTTGATCCCGGTTGGTTGCGAATCCCCTCCGCGGTCTTCAGTGCATTGACGGTGTGGCCCTTGTTCCTCTTGGGAAAACGGCTCGGGGGAAGGACGGCGGGATTAACGGCGGCCTTGTTATACAGCTTCAGCCAACACAGTTATGGCTTTGCGCATGAGGTGCGGGCCTATTCGTTGTTCGTGTTGGCATGTACTTGGGCCATTTGGCAATTGTTGCGCTTGGCGAACGATGCGCACCGCCATCCGTCACAGCGATCCGCATCGATCATTTGGTTGGTGCTGGCGAACGTGGTGGCCACATGGGCGCACTACTTCGGTTGGCTCATGGTCGGCTTGGAGCTGGTCTTGGTCTTCGCCGTGCCCATGCTTCGTACGATGCGTGTGAAAATGCTCGTTACCACAGTGCTCACCGCCGTGTGCAGCATCCCGATGTTGGGCATTTTATTTTCCCGCGCCGGCAGCAGTTTGGGCCATGGCACCTGGGTGGATGTGCCGGGGTGGGAAGAACCCTACAACATGGTGATGCGCTGGAGCAACGCACCGGTGGTTGCGGTGATCTTCCTGGCCTTGATCAGCTTGGCCCTTGCCCGTGGCAGGATGCGGCACATGGCCATCCCGCTGCTCTGGTGCGGTCTACCGCTCATCGGAATGTTCATTGTCTCCTTCCTCTTCCCCATATATCTGGACCGATATCTGTTCTTCGCCTCCATCGGCTTTTATCTGTTGGTGGCATTAGCGGCGGCGGTGCTGATCCCCAACAAGAAACTGGGCTGGATGGTGCCGCTTGGATGCGTATTGGGCATGGCGATCACCTTTTTCCCATGGAAAAGCAATAGGCTTCATCCCTCACAGGTGGTGGCCCAAGTGGAGGAATGGAAGGTCGGCCCCACGGCGGTCATTCTCCAGCCTGCCTGGTACGACCTGACCTACGCATGGGCGTCCGATCCTGCGCTCTTCCAAGGTGCCGCCCCGGTGGAGATGGCTATGCGGGCACATGAGATCTTCCCGATCACCGGATCGAAGATGCCGCTATTGGACACCGCCACCACCACCGTGATCCACATTGACGCCTGGGCGGCGCTCACCGACCCCGGACACAACATACTGAACAGGCTACGGTCGCGGTTCCTTCAGGTGGATTCCGCGGAAGCCGACAGAAAGGTGATCGTGCGGCGCTTCCGCCATCGCTGA
- a CDS encoding S9 family peptidase, with amino-acid sequence MKTTILALPAVAAIALACACSTPEKQSEKSVLQPPPTITVKDFFRNPEKAGFRISPDGNYFSYRAPWHGRMNIFVQPVAGGDAVQVTHDTIRDVGGYFWKGDRLLYARDINGDENMIVFSASMDGKDVKAISPEKGVRAGVMDDLHNIPGMEKSVILQMNKRNPQVFDPYLVNIETGATKALYDNKENFENWVTDHTGTIRIATKTDGTDQVMFYRATEKDPFKEIMRTGFKDSFNPLFFTFDNKNIYASSNLNGRDKSAIVEWDIDGKKEVQEIYANPDFDVDGLDYSRKRNVLTMVTWTGEKSERKILDPETQAMYDKLGTQMKGYEYWIYGENDNEDKFMVWQGNDRMPGKYFYYDAATGQAKEMATIYPWLKEDDLAEMKPISYQSRDGLTIHGYLTLPKGREAKDLPVVINPHGGPWARDDWGYNSEAQMLANRGYAVLQMNFRGSTGYGRKFWEASFKEWGKTMQNDISDGVEWLVKQGIADPERVAIYGGSYGGYATLAGITFTPELYACAVDYVGVSNLFTFMQTVPPYWEPFKKMMYEMVGDPKADSLMMRDASPVFHADRIVCPLFIAQGAHDPRVNKDESDQMVAALKARGVEVEYMVKDNEGHGFHNEENRLDFYNAMDKFLDAHIGNGYKPKEAELKK; translated from the coding sequence ATGAAAACCACCATCCTTGCCCTTCCCGCTGTCGCAGCGATCGCATTGGCCTGTGCCTGCTCCACTCCCGAAAAGCAGTCCGAAAAATCGGTCCTTCAGCCACCGCCCACCATCACGGTGAAGGACTTCTTCAGGAACCCGGAAAAGGCCGGTTTCCGCATCAGCCCTGACGGCAACTACTTCAGCTATCGCGCACCGTGGCACGGACGCATGAACATCTTTGTCCAACCCGTAGCGGGAGGCGACGCCGTGCAAGTGACGCACGACACCATCCGTGACGTGGGCGGCTACTTCTGGAAAGGTGACCGGCTGCTCTATGCCCGCGACATCAATGGCGACGAGAACATGATCGTCTTCAGCGCCAGCATGGACGGCAAGGACGTGAAGGCCATTTCGCCTGAAAAAGGCGTGCGGGCCGGCGTGATGGACGACCTGCACAACATACCGGGGATGGAAAAGAGCGTGATCCTGCAGATGAACAAGCGCAATCCGCAGGTGTTCGACCCCTATCTGGTGAACATCGAGACCGGCGCGACCAAGGCGCTTTACGACAACAAGGAGAATTTTGAGAACTGGGTAACGGACCACACCGGCACCATCCGCATTGCAACGAAAACGGATGGCACGGACCAAGTGATGTTTTACCGCGCCACGGAGAAAGATCCGTTCAAGGAGATCATGCGCACTGGCTTCAAGGACAGCTTCAACCCCCTGTTCTTCACCTTCGACAATAAGAACATCTACGCCAGCAGCAACCTGAACGGGCGCGACAAAAGTGCCATCGTGGAATGGGACATCGACGGTAAAAAAGAAGTGCAGGAGATCTATGCCAACCCGGATTTTGACGTTGACGGTCTGGACTATAGCCGCAAGCGGAACGTGCTCACCATGGTCACCTGGACCGGGGAAAAGAGCGAGCGCAAGATCCTGGACCCGGAGACCCAAGCGATGTATGACAAGCTGGGCACTCAGATGAAGGGCTACGAATACTGGATCTATGGCGAGAACGACAACGAGGACAAGTTCATGGTATGGCAAGGAAACGACCGCATGCCCGGTAAATACTTCTACTATGACGCGGCAACGGGCCAAGCCAAGGAGATGGCCACCATATATCCGTGGTTGAAGGAAGATGACCTGGCGGAAATGAAGCCGATCAGTTACCAAAGCCGCGATGGGCTGACCATACACGGCTACCTCACCCTGCCCAAAGGCCGTGAGGCAAAGGACCTGCCCGTGGTGATCAACCCGCACGGCGGCCCATGGGCACGTGACGATTGGGGGTACAACTCCGAGGCACAGATGTTGGCCAACCGCGGCTATGCGGTATTGCAGATGAATTTCCGCGGCAGCACGGGCTATGGGCGCAAATTCTGGGAAGCCAGCTTCAAGGAATGGGGCAAGACCATGCAGAACGACATTTCGGACGGCGTGGAATGGTTAGTGAAGCAGGGCATCGCCGACCCCGAGCGCGTGGCGATCTATGGCGGCAGTTACGGCGGCTACGCCACGTTGGCGGGCATCACCTTCACCCCGGAGCTGTATGCCTGCGCAGTAGACTATGTGGGCGTGAGCAACCTGTTCACCTTCATGCAGACCGTGCCGCCGTATTGGGAGCCGTTCAAGAAGATGATGTACGAAATGGTGGGCGACCCCAAGGCGGACAGCCTGATGATGCGGGATGCCTCGCCGGTATTCCATGCGGACCGGATCGTTTGCCCGCTCTTTATCGCCCAAGGCGCGCACGACCCGCGTGTGAACAAGGACGAAAGCGACCAGATGGTGGCCGCATTGAAAGCACGCGGCGTGGAAGTGGAATACATGGTGAAGGACAATGAAGGCCACGGCTTCCACAACGAGGAGAACCGCTTGGACTTCTACAACGCCATGGACAAATTTCTGGACGCGCATATCGGCAACGGCTACAAGCCGAAGGAAGCGGAACTGAAAAAGTAG
- a CDS encoding CotH kinase family protein has protein sequence MLKFPVFLATLAVLPVSAQVVINEVSASNLNGTTDSFGGREDWVELYNTTAAAVDLSGWYVSNKVNDPTKWAFPAGSSIPANGRLMIFCTKRNTVVGAEYHTSFKLNQTDDDHVVLSDPSATIIDDVALDPPTKSDNSRGRTTDGAATWSLFLTPTPNAPNAGDSPEYAPRPQLSPAAGFYGGATNVSISTTDPNSTIRYTLDGSEPTAASPAYAAPVPIAATTVVRAASFSSTPGVPPSFMETNTYFINSAHTTAVLSVAGDQVDELLNGNGGLQPYGSFEYFGPDGQLRDEATGEFNEHGNDSWAYGQRGFDYITRDQTGYNDAIHYPIFNASNRGKYQRLIIKASANDNYPFETGGAYIRDAYVHSLAQAGGLKLDVRTYEPCVLYVNGQYWGLYEIREKCDDHDYTKKYYDQDEYDLQYLKTWGGTWSEYGGGQAQSDWNALRTYIMSNDMGDPTAFDYVNSQFNWKSLVDYVVLNSYTVCTDWLNWNTAWWRGFNPDGEHKKWGYTLWDNDATFGHYINYTNVPDQSPAADPCNAEALPDPGGQGHVPILLKLMDENPMVHDYYVNRYIDLGNTTFSCQFMLPYLDSLIALITPEMPGQVARWGGTVAEWEGNVQNMRAFITARCTDIQQGLVDCYELEGPDSVVFLVEPPLSGNIRINSVSPSTYPYSGLYYGGIATTLEATSEPDWVFDHWETIHVNPAPSLTDSLVTINFSGTDTVIAHFAPPIKYPVVLMSDPPNTASILYNDDLYSSLPATVQRIPESIDTLTVIPAMYYTFLYWEFKYNTPNQNDTTMKTIPVTIFYPDTIIAHMEAQDYVYYGANAFTPNGDGINDTWRPWNNVVDLDSYELQIFDRWGRELFITDDPYKEWDGTAGGKPVPLGVYAYRAKMLDAITKDEHKVSGHVTVVP, from the coding sequence ATGCTCAAATTCCCAGTCTTTCTCGCCACATTGGCCGTGTTGCCCGTATCCGCCCAAGTGGTGATCAACGAGGTGAGCGCCTCTAACTTGAACGGCACGACCGACAGCTTCGGGGGCCGCGAGGACTGGGTGGAACTGTACAACACCACCGCGGCGGCAGTGGACCTGAGCGGCTGGTACGTCAGCAACAAAGTGAACGACCCCACCAAATGGGCCTTCCCCGCCGGGTCATCCATCCCTGCGAACGGCAGGCTGATGATATTCTGCACCAAGCGGAACACGGTGGTCGGCGCGGAATACCATACGAGCTTCAAACTGAACCAGACGGACGACGACCACGTGGTTCTTTCCGATCCTTCCGCCACCATCATCGACGATGTGGCCTTGGACCCGCCGACCAAAAGCGACAACAGCAGAGGACGCACAACGGATGGTGCCGCCACGTGGTCGCTCTTCCTCACCCCGACGCCGAATGCCCCCAATGCCGGGGATTCACCTGAATATGCGCCCCGACCGCAACTATCCCCAGCAGCGGGATTTTATGGAGGTGCCACGAACGTATCAATCTCCACTACGGACCCCAACAGCACGATCCGCTACACCTTGGACGGCAGTGAACCCACAGCCGCCTCCCCGGCCTATGCCGCCCCCGTTCCGATAGCGGCCACCACGGTCGTCCGTGCAGCCAGCTTCAGCTCCACGCCCGGGGTCCCCCCTAGCTTCATGGAAACCAACACCTATTTCATCAATAGCGCGCACACCACCGCCGTGCTCAGCGTGGCAGGAGACCAAGTGGACGAACTGTTGAACGGGAACGGAGGTCTTCAACCCTATGGATCCTTCGAATATTTCGGGCCGGACGGGCAGCTCCGCGATGAAGCCACGGGCGAGTTCAATGAGCACGGTAACGATTCCTGGGCATACGGTCAGCGAGGGTTCGACTACATCACCAGGGACCAGACCGGTTACAACGACGCGATCCACTATCCGATCTTCAATGCTTCCAACAGGGGCAAGTACCAGCGGCTCATCATCAAAGCCTCCGCGAACGACAACTACCCCTTTGAGACCGGCGGTGCCTATATCCGTGATGCCTATGTGCATAGCCTGGCCCAAGCAGGCGGCCTGAAATTGGACGTACGCACCTACGAACCCTGTGTGCTTTATGTGAACGGCCAATACTGGGGCTTATATGAGATCCGGGAGAAGTGTGACGACCATGACTATACCAAGAAATACTACGATCAGGACGAATACGACCTGCAATACTTAAAGACCTGGGGTGGCACCTGGAGCGAGTACGGGGGGGGGCAGGCGCAATCGGACTGGAACGCATTGCGGACGTACATCATGTCCAACGACATGGGCGACCCAACGGCCTTTGACTATGTCAACAGTCAGTTCAACTGGAAAAGCTTGGTAGACTATGTGGTGCTGAACAGCTACACCGTATGCACCGACTGGCTGAACTGGAACACCGCATGGTGGCGCGGTTTCAATCCGGACGGTGAGCATAAGAAGTGGGGCTATACCCTATGGGACAACGATGCCACTTTCGGCCATTACATCAACTACACCAACGTTCCCGACCAGTCGCCCGCAGCGGACCCGTGCAATGCGGAGGCACTCCCGGACCCCGGCGGACAGGGGCATGTGCCCATCTTACTGAAGTTGATGGACGAGAACCCGATGGTGCACGACTATTACGTGAACCGCTATATCGATCTGGGCAACACCACTTTCAGTTGCCAATTCATGCTGCCCTACTTGGACAGCCTGATCGCCTTGATCACCCCGGAAATGCCGGGGCAGGTCGCGCGCTGGGGAGGCACCGTAGCGGAATGGGAGGGCAATGTGCAGAACATGCGGGCCTTCATAACCGCACGCTGTACCGACATCCAGCAAGGTCTGGTGGATTGCTACGAACTGGAAGGTCCGGACAGCGTTGTATTTCTGGTGGAGCCGCCCCTCAGTGGCAACATCAGGATCAACTCGGTCTCGCCAAGCACCTATCCGTACAGCGGACTGTACTATGGCGGGATCGCCACCACCCTAGAGGCAACGTCGGAACCCGACTGGGTATTCGACCATTGGGAGACCATCCACGTGAATCCCGCTCCGTCCTTGACCGATTCGCTGGTGACCATCAATTTCTCGGGCACCGATACGGTGATCGCCCACTTTGCCCCGCCGATCAAATATCCGGTGGTGTTGATGTCGGACCCGCCCAACACGGCCTCCATCCTGTACAATGACGACCTCTACTCCTCTCTGCCCGCCACTGTGCAACGGATCCCCGAATCGATAGATACCCTCACGGTGATCCCGGCGATGTATTATACCTTCCTCTACTGGGAATTCAAATACAACACGCCGAACCAGAACGACACCACGATGAAGACGATCCCGGTGACGATCTTTTATCCGGATACCATCATCGCCCATATGGAGGCACAGGATTATGTGTACTACGGGGCGAACGCGTTCACGCCCAATGGTGACGGCATCAACGACACATGGCGCCCGTGGAACAATGTGGTGGACCTGGACAGCTATGAACTGCAGATATTCGATCGTTGGGGCCGTGAGCTTTTCATCACGGACGATCCCTACAAGGAATGGGACGGTACGGCCGGTGGGAAGCCGGTCCCTCTCGGGGTCTATGCATACCGCGCGAAGATGTTGGACGCCATCACCAAGGATGAGCATAAGGTGAGCGGGCATGTGACAGTGGTGCCTTGA